The sequence TTCCGACACATATCATTCCGATTATTCATGATGCGGATCGCCCACGAGAAATCCCGATGCTCAAGCGCCACATGCCCTCGATCACCGCCCTGCAATGCTTCGAAGCGGTGGCCCGGCACCTCAGTTTCACCCGCGCCTCCGAAGAGCTCGCGCTGACCCAGAGCGCGGTGAGCAAGCAGGTGGCGCAACTGGAGGAGCTGCTCCAGCACCTGCTGTTCCGACGCGTGCGCCGCCGCCTGCAGCTGACCCCGGCGGGTTCGCTGTACCTCACCGAGGTGCGCAAGATCCTCGCCCAGGTGGAGATGTCCACCCACTACATGCTGTCCTATGGCGGCGACACCGAGGTGCTGCGGGTGGCCACCCCGCCCACCTTCGGCGCGCGCTGGCTGATCCCGCGCCTGAAGGGCTGGCGCCTGCGCCACCCGAACATCCACCTGGACCTGCGCAACGAGCTGGAGCCCAACGCCCTGGCCCAGGGCCGCAGCGACGTGGCCTTCTACTTCGGCCAGGGCGCCCAGCCCGGCGCCGAATGCATCCGCCTGTTCGGCGAGGAAGTGGTGCCGGTGTGTGCCCCGGGGGCGATGCCCGAGCGGCCCTTCAGCGAACCCACCCAGCTCACCGACCTGGTGCTGCTGCAGAACGCCACCCGCCCGGAAGCCTGGCACGAGTGGTTCCAGAGCCAGGGCCGGCACACCGAGCACAGCTACCACGGGCCACGTTTCGACACCTCCTACATGTGCATCCGCGCCGCCCAGGCCGGCTGCGGCGTGGCCCTGCTGCCGCGCTTCCTGGTGGAGGAAGAACTGGCCGAAGGCAAGCTGGTGATCCCCTGGGACCACCCGTTGCCCAGCCGCAATGCCTACTACCTGGCCTACCCCGAGCACGCCGCCGAGGTGCCCAAGGTGCGCGACTTCGTGCGCTGGATGCTCGAACAATTGGACCGAGAACCACTGTAACCAGGGGACTGCGATCTGCTTCCTGTAGGAGCGAATTCATTCGCGAAGGGCCGCGGAGCGGTCCGTGGGTCCGTATCGCGAATGAATTCGCTCCTACAACGCTGGCATTACCACGCCATATGTTCAGGAAAAAACGGAATGAACCCGCCGGTTTTTTTCGTTTGCCCGCAAGGCGGCGGGCTGCTTGGATAGGCAACAGATCCCCGTCAGCCCGGAATGCCCCGAATGTCCGCCAACGAACGCCTGCTTGCCCTGGTCGCCAGCGTGATCGGCGAGCCCGCCGCCCGCTGGGTCGACACCCATGTGGAAGTCCCCGCCGCCCTCCAGGCCCTGCCCTTCAGCGAAACCCTGGTGCACCGCGCCTGGCTGGCCGAGGCGCTCAACCTCTGCCTGTTCCACAAGCTGGTGGAAGCGGTGCCCATCGGCCGCACCTATGTCGAGGAGCAACGCGCCAAGGGCCGCCAGGTGCTGTTCGACCACGGCGCCATCCGCACCGTCGACTGGCCGGACAACGGCGCCCTGCCCCGTGGCCGCCAGGCCTTCGCCCGCCTGCTGGAACCACTGGGCTTCGCCGATGTGCGCACCTATCCGCTGACCAGGCTGAAGATGACCGGTTACGCCTACCGGCAGATGGACCTGCCCGAGGACATCGCCCAGTTCTTCGTTTCCGAGCTGCACCCGGGGCGTTTCAGTGAAGCCTTCCAGCAGGCGGTCAGCCGCGTCGTGGGCGACAGCCGCGACCCGCTGGATGCCAGCCACAAGGCCATCCTCGATAGCCTCTGGCGCCAGCGCCATTGCAGCCTGAGCGACGCCCGGCACCTGCTGCCGGCGCTCTACCGCGCCTTCGACCGCCAGCACGGCGTTGTCCACGAAAGCGACTACCAGCTGCTGCGCGATGAAAGCGTGGAGATGGCCTGGATCGCCACCGAGGGCAACATGTTCAACCACCTCACCGACCGGGTCGTCGACCTGCAGGCGGTGGTGGACGAACAGAACGCCAAGGGCCGGCCGATGAAGGCCAGCATCGAGGTCTCGGCGTCCGGCCGGGTGATGCAGACCGCCTACCGCGCGGTGCAGGTGCAAAGGGATTTCGTCGACTCCAGCGGCTGCGCGGTGCAGCGCGAGGTGCCGGGCTCCTTCGTCGAGTTCATCCAGCGCGACATCGATCCGGACAGCCGCGAGCTGGACTTGAACTTCGACAGTTCCAACGCCCAGGGCATCTTCAAGATGACCTCGGGTGGAAACCTGTAGGAGCGAATTCATTCGCGAAACGGGCCGCAGGTCCGCCCTGCCAGGGCCTGCTGCGCAGGCCAATCGCGATTGAAATCGCTCCTACGAATGAAAAAGGCCGCTACACGGAGCGGCCTTTTTGTCTTCACCTGATAGGTCAGTCGACCAGGGCCAGGGTACCCTTCATCATCGACACGTGACCCGGGAAGGAGCAGAAGAATTCGTAGCTCTCACCGGCGGCCAGCTTGGCCACGTCGAAGGTTACGCTGGTGCTCTGGCCGCCACCGATCATCTCGGTGTGGGCGATGATGCGCGGGTCATCGGCCTTCAGGTAACCCTTGTCGATACCGGCGGTCATGCCTTCAGTGGCGATGGCCTGGGCATCGGCGGTCTTGCTCAGCACCCAGTTGTGGCCCATTACGTTCTTGGCCAGCGCACCGACGTGCTTCAGGTTCACGGTGAAGGTTTTGCAACTTTTGCTGACCTTGATCTCTTTGGTATCGAACGTCATCTGGTCAGTGCCTTGCACATCCACGGTACATTCAGCAGCCAGCAGAGGTGCACTGGCCAGGGCCAGCACGGATGCAACGACGAGCTTGCGAATCATGGGAGTCTCCTTGGCAGAATGGGCGAAAGGCCCAACTAGGAAGACTGCCCGAATTACCGGCGAGTTCCCATCACCTGCGGCAACTGGCCGCGCTTTACTGATTACAAGGATTTTCAAGCGCCATGCTGTCTTTCTTCATCGCCGCGATGCTCCTCGGCTTCATCTTCAACGCCGCGCCCGGCGCGGTCTTCAGCGAAACCCTGCGACGCGGCCTGCGGGACGGCTACCGGCCGGCACTGATGGTGCAGATCGGCTCCCTGGTGGGCGATGCCACCTGGGCCGCGCTGGGCCTTACCGGCCTCGCCCTGCTGCTGGACAGCGCCACCGTGCGCTACCCGCTGACCATCGCCAGCGCCCTGTACCTGGGTTGGCTGGGCCTGCAGTCGCTGCGTGACGCCCGGCACCCGCCGCAACCGTCCGCCGACGACGCCGGTGCCAGCGGTGGCGCCTTCGCCTCGGGGGCGGCGCTGTCGCTGACCAACCCGCAGAACATCGTCTACTGGGCCGCCATGGGTGGCGCCATGGCGGCGGTGGGCGTGGCCGAGCCGACGCCTACCCACCTGGCGGTGTTCTTCGCCGGGTTCATGCTCTCGTCGCTGCTCTGGTGTTTCATCTGCGCCGGCCTGGTGGACTGGTTCCGCCGCGCCGCCTCGACCCTCTGGCACCGCCTTACCTATCTCGCCTGCGGCCTCTGCCTGCTGGGGTTGTCCGGCATGACGGCGGCCGAACTGCTCAAGCTGGTCTGAGCTATCGGGGCCATCGACACAATCAACGGACGGGCCGCCGGACGCGGCCCTAGGTCTTGTACGAAAAGTCGTCGAGCGAAGGTCAGGCAAGGCGAAATCGGCCGAAGAAGCGCAGTTTACGTGTTGTAAATGAGCATTCTGAGGCCGATTTCAACGCAGCATCACCGAGCGCAGACACTTTTCGTACAGAACCTAGCATGGCG is a genomic window of Pseudomonas resinovorans NBRC 106553 containing:
- a CDS encoding LysE family transporter; this translates as MLSFFIAAMLLGFIFNAAPGAVFSETLRRGLRDGYRPALMVQIGSLVGDATWAALGLTGLALLLDSATVRYPLTIASALYLGWLGLQSLRDARHPPQPSADDAGASGGAFASGAALSLTNPQNIVYWAAMGGAMAAVGVAEPTPTHLAVFFAGFMLSSLLWCFICAGLVDWFRRAASTLWHRLTYLACGLCLLGLSGMTAAELLKLV
- the azu gene encoding azurin, with product MIRKLVVASVLALASAPLLAAECTVDVQGTDQMTFDTKEIKVSKSCKTFTVNLKHVGALAKNVMGHNWVLSKTADAQAIATEGMTAGIDKGYLKADDPRIIAHTEMIGGGQSTSVTFDVAKLAAGESYEFFCSFPGHVSMMKGTLALVD
- a CDS encoding LysR family transcriptional regulator; translation: MLKRHMPSITALQCFEAVARHLSFTRASEELALTQSAVSKQVAQLEELLQHLLFRRVRRRLQLTPAGSLYLTEVRKILAQVEMSTHYMLSYGGDTEVLRVATPPTFGARWLIPRLKGWRLRHPNIHLDLRNELEPNALAQGRSDVAFYFGQGAQPGAECIRLFGEEVVPVCAPGAMPERPFSEPTQLTDLVLLQNATRPEAWHEWFQSQGRHTEHSYHGPRFDTSYMCIRAAQAGCGVALLPRFLVEEELAEGKLVIPWDHPLPSRNAYYLAYPEHAAEVPKVRDFVRWMLEQLDREPL
- a CDS encoding DUF1338 domain-containing protein translates to MSANERLLALVASVIGEPAARWVDTHVEVPAALQALPFSETLVHRAWLAEALNLCLFHKLVEAVPIGRTYVEEQRAKGRQVLFDHGAIRTVDWPDNGALPRGRQAFARLLEPLGFADVRTYPLTRLKMTGYAYRQMDLPEDIAQFFVSELHPGRFSEAFQQAVSRVVGDSRDPLDASHKAILDSLWRQRHCSLSDARHLLPALYRAFDRQHGVVHESDYQLLRDESVEMAWIATEGNMFNHLTDRVVDLQAVVDEQNAKGRPMKASIEVSASGRVMQTAYRAVQVQRDFVDSSGCAVQREVPGSFVEFIQRDIDPDSRELDLNFDSSNAQGIFKMTSGGNL